Part of the Oncorhynchus tshawytscha isolate Ot180627B linkage group LG23, Otsh_v2.0, whole genome shotgun sequence genome, CCCAGCCCTCACACCCTACCTTACCTCCCCTACCCCTCACACCCTATCTGCCCCCCCCATCAAAGTCTACCTTACCTCCCCTACTCCTCACACCCTATTTGCCCTCCCCTACCCCTCACACACTATCTGCACTGCCCTCCCATGTGCTCACAACATTCACTCTACCCCACTGACCACCCTAatcacctccccctccccttactcAGCCTTATCCCTAAACATACAAGCATACAAGGGCCACAATATTTTATTTAATGCACCTGCATACACTTCGCAACATACACGCCCCTCCGTATTTATTTGGATAGTGATGCTAAAACTATTCTTTTGGCTCTATACttcagcattttggatttgagatcacaTGTTTTATATAAaccgacagtacagaatgtcaccttacATTTGAGGGTGCTTCATGcatatctgttttaccatttCGAAATGATAgtactttatgtatctagtcctcccatttgaaggtgtcaGAAGTATTgagagtgttgtagtgtgccatCTGATTAGCTTAATATACGGAATTTCATGTATAGCATTTTCTTTGTCTTTGTACTTTTACTCAACgtgtaagggatttcttccattgacggagaggcggaccaaaatgcggcgtgattatactgattcatgtttaataacaaaaaggaataaacacgaacactacaaaaacaacaaacgtggaaaaccaaaacagtcctatctggtgcaaaacacagagacaggaacaatcacccacaaacacagtgaaacccaggctacctaaatatgattctcaatcagagacaactaatgacacctgcctctgattgagaaccatactaggccgaaacatagaaatacccaaatcatagaaaaacaaacatagactgcccaccccaactcacgccctgaccataccaaataaatacaaaacaaaggaaataaaggtcagaacgtgacacaatgACTATGtaatacttttcccaccactgctaaatcaagcttgtgactctacaaacttgttggatgcatttgctgtttgttttggttgtgtttcagattattttgtgcccagtagaaattaatggtaaataatgtattgtcattttaGGGTCACTTTTATTgttaataagaatagaatatgtttctgaacacttctacattcatgtggatgttACCATGATAACCATGAATGAAtcttgaataatgatgagtgataaAGTTACAGATGCATGAATATCATAACTCCAAGAAAATCCTAACTTCCCCTGTtatttgtaatggtgagaggttagcatgttttgggggCATGACCTTTGTCCATCTGTAACATCATTATTcattcattattttttatttattttttatttcacctttatttcaccaggtaggccagttgagaacaagttctcatttacaactttgacctggccaagaaaaagcaaagcagtgtgacaaaaacaacaacacagagttacacataaacaaacgtacagtcaacaacacagagttacacataaacaaacgtacagtcaacaacacagagttacacataaacaaacgtacagtcaacaacacagagttacacataaacaaacgtacagtcaacaacacagagttacacataaacaaacgtacagtcaacaacacagagttacacataaacaaacgtacagtcaacaacacaaaagaaaagaaacatagaaaaaactatgtacagtgtgtgcacatgtagggaggtagggaggtaggcaataaataggtcctagaggcgaaaataattacaatttagcattaatacaatacggtaagctgctcagacagccgatgcttaaagttagagagggatatataagactccagcttcagcgatttttgcaattcgttccagtcattggcagcagagaactggagggaaaggcagccaaatgaagTGTTGacattggggatgaccagtgcaatgtacctgctggagcgcgtgctaagggtgggtgttgctatggtgaccagtgagctgagataaggtggggctttacctagaaaagacttatatatgacctggagccagtgggtttggcaacggatatgtagtgagggccagccaacgagagcatacaggtcacggtggtgggtagtatatggggctttggtgataaaacggatggcactgtgatagactaaatccagtttgctgagtagagtgttgggggctattttgtaaatgacatcaccgaagttaaggatcggtaggatagtcagttttacgatgttatgtttggcggcgtgagtgaaggagactttgttgcgaaattggaagccgattctagatttaattttggattggagatgcttaatgtgagtctggaaggagagtttacagtctaaccagacaggttagactaggtcagaaccatccagagtagtgatgctagtcgggcaggagggtgcgggcagcaattggttgaagagcatgcactcagttttactagcatttaaatgcagttggaggccacgaaggagtgttgtatggggttgaagctcgtttggaggttagttagcacagtgtccaaagaagggccagatgtatacagaatggtgttgtaagagaatcaccagcagctagagcgacatcattgatatatacagagaaaagagtcggcctgagaattgagccctgaggcacccccatagacactgccagaggtccggacaacaggcccttcgatttgagacactgaactctatctgagaaatagttggtgaaccaggcaaggcagtcataagaataagaatgcggtgattgacagagtcgaaagctttggtcaggtcgatgaagacggctgcacagtactgtcttttatcaatggtggttatgatatcgtttaggaccttgagcgtggctgaggtgccccCATGAcctgctcggaaaccagattgcatagtggagaaggtacggtgggattcgaaatggtcggtgatctgtttattaacttggcattcaaagattttagaaagacAGGGCAGGATGGCTATatgtctataacagtttgggtctaaggtatctccccctttgaagtgggggatgaccgcggcagctttccaatctttggggatctcagacgatacgaaagagaggttgaataggctagtaataggattatctgtaatcaaggtagcatccacattaatgtagaagtgtttgggAACATCTTACTTACAATAAAACTGacttgactccaaaatgacataatacattatttaccatttgcacaacatcatctgaaacacaaccaaaacaaactgcaaatgcatccaacaagcttgatgtagtcattgtgtgctaggagtATGGGACCAAACTTTTGATTAAATTAAATACACTATAAGTGGTGGGGTGACTAGATACAAAAAGTGcattcatttctaaatggtaaaacagatatgtatgaaagcACGCTAAAATAAAAGGTGAAAGTCTGTACTGTTGcctcatacactacatgaccaaatgtatgtggacacctgcttttGTGGCCTGCCATttgcagctgagccattgttgctcctagaggtttccacttcacaataacagaacttacagttgacaggggcagctctagcagggcagagatttgacgaactgacttgttggaaaggtggcatcctatgacggtgccacgttaaaggtcactgagctcttcggtaCGGGCaattctactgcaaatgtttgtctatggagattgcatggcggtgtgcgtgattttatacatctgtcagcaacgggtgttgctgagccaaatccactaattttaaggggtgtccacatacgtttggccatgtagtgtataaaATATTTgttctcaaatccaaaatgttcgagtatagagccaaattaacATTTTTATCTTCACTGCCCAAATAAATACGTAGGGGACTGTACACCTAACTGATGATTAACCAGTAGCTGGCAAACTGAATGTGACAGACATTTATCCTTTTTAAGTGGCATGTGGCACATAAGGACATGTACCCATGGTTGGCCATATGCAGTATCAAAAGGACCACGGCTACTTAACAGCCCATGCTCATCCCACAATGTCTATTCACTTTCCAATGTTGCATCTTACAGAACAACCAATTATTCTGTTGAATGTACTGATTGCATAACATTTTAAATGTGCAAATCATCATTCTGTCTGGTTCTATTAAAATTTTACTCATAGAGCCTTCCTTATCCCTGCAACTATTCTTTAGTACACTTAGTATGCCCTTGAATATAGGCCAGGGGCTGTGAGAGAAATGGCCACCTGTGATGTTAGAACTAGTACCTGAAAAGTACAACAACCTTTTCCCCCCACTTCTTTGAGGTGTTGCAAGAGGTCTCAATAATCCTACCACTCTGACAATCTGGCCAACAGCACAACTGTTTCAACATTAAACACTTTCTGTCCAAAGTCCCAAGGTTGAGACAGCTGCAGCTGTGACTTATTCCAATAACAAAATGTCTCAAACGCCATGATGAAATTGGCGTGAGGAATGGGATaaacgcatgctctgagtacctGGTAGAATATAAGGGGAGTTTGTGATAAGATGAGGCATGATGGGGCAGGAGAGTTTGGGGTGGGGCATCAGGCACGAGAGACTTGGAAAGGGGGCAGGGCAGGTTGGAGGGATATCAGTTGAGATGAAGGTATAAATGTAGAGAATCGCAGAGTGCACATGTCCAGTCTGGTGAATGAAGACTTGTCTCAGCACAACGATGATTGGCCTGATTGTACTCACACTCCTGGGGGCTGcaggtaacaaacacacacagagacacgcataGGGACACGCATAGAGACACGCATAGAGACACGCATAGAGACACATATAGAGACACGCATAGAGACATGTATAGAGACACATGTAGAAACACGCGTAGAGACACGCGTAGAGACACGCGTAGAGACACGCGTAGAGACACGCGTAGAGACACGCGTAGAGACACGCGTAGAGACACATGTAGAGACACGCGTAGAGACACGCGTAGAGACACGCGTAGAGACACGCGTAGAGACACGCGTAGAGACACACGTAGAGACACACGTAGAGACACACGTAGAGACACGCGTAGAGACACGCGTAGAGACACGCGTAGAGACACATGTAGAGACACATGTAGAGACACGCGTAGAGACACATGTAGAGACACGCGTAGAGACACATGTAGAGACACGCGTAGAGACACGTAGAGACACGTAGAGACACgcgtagagacatgtagagacacGCGTAGAGACACGCGTAGAGACACGCGTAGAGACACGCGTAGAGACACGCGTAGAGACACGTAGAGACACGTAGAGACACGCGTAGAGACGCGTAGAGACACGTAGAGACACGTAGAGACACGCGTAGAGACACgcgtagagacatgtagagacacGCGTAGAGACACATGTAGAGACACGCGTAGAGACACGCGTAGAGACACGCGTAGAGACACGCGTAGAGACACATGTAGAGACACATGTAGAGACACATGTAGAGACACGCATAGAGACACATGTAGAGACACGCGTAGAGACACGCATAGAGACACGCGTAGAGACACATGTAGAGACACgcgtagagacatgtagagacacGCGTAGAGACACGTAGAGACACGTAGAGACACGCATAGAGACACGCGTAGAGACACATGTAGAGACACATGTAGAGACACGCGTAGAGACACGCATAGAGACACATGTAGAGACACGCGTAGAGACACGCATAGAGACACGCGTAGAGACACATGTAGAGACACGCATGTTTTACAGACAATGTGGACATCAGCTTAATGTTCTCCTTTTGCCCATCTTGTATAATATAACATTATCTCTAacctctgcatctctctgtcttctgttacCTTCTGTCATGCTTTCTGAACACTACTCCCTTTCTCCATCctattctctttctcctctgaccctccctctcccttccactccttccctccctcagcGGCAGCTCCTATGGATGACAGGATCGTGGGGGGTTATGAGTGTGAGGCTCACTCCCAGCCCTGGCAAGCCTCTCTTAACATCGGCTACCACTTCTGTGGCGGCTCCCTCATTAATGACCAGTGGATCATCTCTGCCGCCCACTGCTGGATGAAGTGAGTACTGCAGGGTCACTGTCAACCATCTTTTCCCTTCACTGTGCCTCCCAAAGGCCTCTTCATGTAAAGGTTTctatttttttctcctctcccttctccaatTTTCCATCTGTCTTCACtttctgtcttcccctctctccttcttgtcttctctgctttcctctctccactTCTTCACCTTCATCCCTTTCTGCTCTCCTTCATAaatcatgtcctctctctctctctccctcgctctctcactctctcactctctcactctctcactctctccttcttgctctctctctctccctctctctccctccctccagtccttgGAGTCAGCTTGCTATCCTGGGTGACCACCACATCTGGCAGCACGAGGGAACGGAGCAGTACATGTCTGTGGACGCCATCTACTGGCACCAGAGCTATGACTACCAGACCCTGGACCACGACATTATGCTGTTGAAGCTGGCCCACCCTGTCACTCTCAACAAGTTTGTTAAGCCCATCGCCCTGCCCATGGCCTGCCCCAAGGCCGGGGACATGTGTGTGGTGTCTGGATGGGGAAACATCTACACCGACTCTGGTATTTATGTAGATGGGTTGTAGTATGGGATGGGGTGGAATGAGGATGAGATTGGGATGAGAAAATATGGGTTATTGAATGTAATCAACTAAAAGTACTTTTTCTTGAAACTATAGCTCATGCTAGGTCTACATTTTGATGGGAAATCAGCAAGTCAATTTACTTGAGACAGTAGCTACTTCTAAGAATACCACTTACTGTATATTccccccccctttctccccccaaccttctctctctctctgtctctctctctctccccaactgtgtctctctctctctctctctttctctgtctctcatcggtctctctgtctctctctctgtcagtgttcaACCCATTTAACCTGCAGTGTGTGGACATCCCCATCCTGTCTAAGAAGGCCTGTGACGAGTCCTACCCTGGCCAGATTACTGATACCATGGTGTGTGCCGGATACCTGGAGGGAGGCAAGGATGCCTGTCAGGTATGGAGAATACCCCTGCAACCTCACAAACAGAAAATgtcatttgtttgtttatttatttatatattaattcattatctttctctctccctctgtttctctcccaggGTGACTCCGGTGGTCCCCTGGTGTGTAACGGTGAGCTGCATGGCATCGTGTCCTGGGGTGTTGGCTGTGCCCAGCCCAACTATCCTGGTGTCTACACCAAGGTCTGTGCCCTGCTGCCCTGGATCCACGAGATCATCACCAACTACTAGCCTGTACCCTCCACaccagactagagagagagagcgagagagagagagagagagaagaagaagaagatgaagtagagggagagggagagagaagaagaagatgaagtagagggagagggagagagaagaagaagatgaagtaGAGGGAGATAGAAGGCTGATGTTGTTACATGCAGGAAGACAAAGAGACATCTAGTCAATAAAATGGCATCTTTGACTTCACTAATGTATGTTTGTGTTTTTTATTACAATTCTTtgtgtcaataaaaaaaatacacaaacaATCAATGATTTAGATAACAGGGTAGATTACTAGAATTtttacagtcacatcaaacaaTTTAATCATTGAAAATTAGATGACACAAAGAAGCATGCTAACAGAGGAACTCTTCCACTGTTTGGCATTTCCTCAGCAACCACCTACTAGTTACTAGTACAATCAAATAGTGAcaatggtatagagtacagagcAGGAAATTAGATGGCAAAGACAAATTAAATGGAAAAGTAACCATGCTAACAAACATATGCTTACAGATGTATGGCCTCCTTTGTTTTGCACTACAAACTGCTAATGCTGATAATGATGCAATGCTAATAATGATGCTATAGCTACTAACAATGATAATTTGAATAATGATGCTAACTCTACGTACAACACTACAACTAAGTAAACAAACACAAACCTTGGGTTCATGGCTCTATTCATATTGTCATGGTAACAAAAGTGATCAGACATGAATCGGACATCTGACTTGTGAAAATCTGTATCTAAAGTACAGCCATTGTAACCACATCCACCTGGAAGAACAGGGTGTTTTCAGTCTGACCATTTTTGTCATTCCAGGCCTGCCGCCATTAGCACTGCTTTAGCATCCTCCACCAACTCTTTTATTCCCTCGTGCAGAAGGTGTAATGTAGTGGCAAAAGCAATCCCCATTGCACCAAAACTAAAAACAACAGTGGTCAACACAGCTTCGATAGCCTTGGCTGCCACCATGACTGCTGTATGCATCATTCTAGCCACCACCTTCTCATCAACTCCCCCAGTGAAGCGAGACTTCACTGCTGAGCTCAGTTCACCGACTGGCTTGTTGACACGTTCTTAGTCTCTGGAGGGATTTCTCATCTAGTTCAAAGGTTATGAAGGCTTTGTGGAAGAAGGCCTGCATAACACCAATCTCTCAGCCCACTGAGAAGCCAGGGATGGGTACGGCTGCTGTGGTGGAGGCACCAGCAGTTGCAGCAAAGGCGGTTTTGAAAAGATATTTCCTCTTCTTCTCAATCATGACTATTGAGCAAACCGAGACTGGATTAGGCAGACCTCGTGTGCTCTGAGAGGTTTTCCTCCAGAGAGTAGATTAGCCTCTGGAAATCGTACTTCCCAAGCTCAAAGGTGGAGATGAGGAAAACTTTGGGGTTCCCTACGGTCTTCAGGTTCTCCTCACAATTCTGTCTGATCTTGGAGAGCAAATCCTCCTCCCTGTAGTTCTTCTTCCATGCCTCAGCTCGGCTGTCGTTGTCAATCTTCGACCGGACAAAGTAAAATATATTCTTCATATTCTGGATCTCTTTGGCCAGCATGATGTTGTTCTCTTTGAACCTCACAGTGCTGATGATGACGAAGAAGTCGTAGGTTTCAAACTTGACCTCCTTCAGGTAATTCTTTGCTTTAAAGTTTGGGGTGCTGATACCAGGCAGGTCCCAGATTTTCACGTTAGTCATGGTGGGGTGGGAGCATCTAATGGCCTTCATGGTGGTCTCCATCACTCTGGTTTCTGCTGCTCCCTCGTCCCCATCCAGTCCAAGTAAGGCGTTAACGAAAGTGGACTTTCCTGACCCACTTTTCCCTGTCACAGCGATGTTAAGTGTCACATTCTCTAGGAGATCCAGGTCCTCCTTGACCTTGGCTGCATTCTCTGATTGGGTAAACTTGTCATAGTTCTTAATTTCATTGATGATGGCAGGATCTTCATAGAAGTTTTGATTCAATGAAATTACCGTCTCATTTTTCTGTTGTCAACATTGCCGACCACAATACAGTAGTCAAGTACAACGGTTTTCAAACTATTTGGGGCCGGGAACCCCTTTTGTGTTA contains:
- the LOC112235277 gene encoding trypsin-2-like — encoded protein: MKTCLSTTMIGLIVLTLLGAAAAAPMDDRIVGGYECEAHSQPWQASLNIGYHFCGGSLINDQWIISAAHCWMNPWSQLAILGDHHIWQHEGTEQYMSVDAIYWHQSYDYQTLDHDIMLLKLAHPVTLNKFVKPIALPMACPKAGDMCVVSGWGNIYTDSVFNPFNLQCVDIPILSKKACDESYPGQITDTMVCAGYLEGGKDACQGDSGGPLVCNGELHGIVSWGVGCAQPNYPGVYTKVCALLPWIHEIITNY